A DNA window from Actinomycetota bacterium contains the following coding sequences:
- a CDS encoding TIGR03557 family F420-dependent LLM class oxidoreductase has protein sequence MVEVGIFLSSEEHDAPRLVRIAKLAEEAGFRRASISDHLHPWLPEQGESPFVWSVLGALAEATSELELTTAVTCPMVRTHPVIVAHATATVQQLFGGRFRFGIGSGEALNEHVTGERWPSIEIRLEMLEEAMAVIGRLWSGET, from the coding sequence CTGGTAGAGGTCGGGATCTTCCTGAGCTCGGAAGAGCACGACGCACCGAGGCTCGTGCGTATCGCGAAACTCGCCGAGGAGGCCGGATTCCGGCGCGCGTCCATCTCCGACCACCTCCACCCGTGGCTGCCCGAGCAGGGCGAGAGCCCGTTCGTCTGGTCAGTCCTCGGCGCGCTCGCCGAGGCGACGTCGGAACTCGAGCTGACCACCGCGGTCACGTGTCCGATGGTGCGGACGCACCCGGTGATCGTCGCGCATGCGACCGCCACCGTGCAGCAACTGTTCGGCGGGAGGTTCCGATTCGGGATCGGGAGCGGCGAAGCGCTGAACGAGCACGTCACCGGCGAGAGGTGGCCGTCCATCGAGATCCGACTCGAGATGCTGGAGGAGGCGATGGCGGTGATCGGGCGGCTGTGGAGCGGCGAGACCC